TGTAGTCTGGCTCACGCAGTTTGAAAAGGTTTGTTTCTTACATGTAAAATGAATGCATCAATGAAAATGTctgatgaaataaaacaggaGACATACAACCTGGACTGTTGTTCTATCTGTGAAAGCTGTTGCTTTGACGATGCAGAAAagagatctaaaaaaaaataattcttcAGTTTCGTGATTTCATATTTAGTGATGCAGCGCCACCTGGTGGATGATTCTTGTGTGGCAGAAACTCTGCACGTACATCAGATTCAATCAATAACACATAAATAAGCCAAAGTAAGCAATAACTAGTCTTATTAAGTAAATAAGTGAGGTTTATAAATATATAGATGAGTTTACATCAATCAATAAATGCTTTCATTTTAAAACGACATTCCTTTACCTGCATATACCACCAAGATAGTGAAATATAAGACATGAAATCGTAACTCAGTGTCAGGTAAGGGTGGGTGCGAGGCgtgggaggacacggatgcagattcttcaaaaacaaaacttggtttattttcccaaaaaagcgcggctgagccggataccaaAAACTAAACCGACacgaaaacaaaacatggctaTGACTTGGAATGACTAGAAAGGTACTCAACTTGGTTGAGACAGTGACGAGTGAGGATCTGTCAATGAACATGAACAAACCGGGAGACTAAGTACTGTGGagggtgagtgcagctgatggggaaaacacaggtgagtgagtgaagctgatgacctgaacatggggactgaggaaagaATGGAAGAACTAAACTAAACgtgaacttaaaaactaagacgtgacatgacaaaacacagaaCTAAAAACGTGGGGAAAAACCCCATGAACTCAggatggttaaaaaaaaaaaaaggctggaaaacTAAATATATTACAGCCTGCTGACTCTAGTACaactgcataaaaaaaaaaagtttgtaagTTAGAACTATCCCACCCAGGGGCACAGATGGGATTTTAACTCGATAAGTTATTTTTGAGTTATTTGGGCATTAACTGGTGCTCAAGTAGTTCATTTTGTAATCCAATAGTTTGCATAGTTTGCAATATTTGCACTAAAAAGccattgtagaattattagaaatCATGGATAAACAACACTAAACTTTGTTAAACAAAGGCtgcttcattttctttctttttttcttgaacTGAAATCATCCGCTCTGTCACAGACACACGTGCAGCAACCCGTTCCTCTTTAGGACCCTGGGGAGCGTCGGTCGTCCCTTTGGTGCGTTCATTCACAATGAAACTCGGAACTTGGAGTTCGACACAATGTGACCCCAAAGTTAAGCAGTCCCAGCGCATCCCAGCCttacaaacattaaaaaaagcatAAATTCTATGTAGGGCTGGTAAAATTAATCCGACTTTCCGAGCCGGATCAGACTTCACATggggttcagattaaaaatctgacTTGGATCGAGGAAATTCCGACATCCTTGTACAACTGGAACGCATCATTAGTTGTAGCACACAAACATCAGGCTGCAATGTAAATTAGTCAAACTAACGGGACATTAATCATGGGTTTTATCGGCGATGTTTGCCGCCATAAGTACGGGACGGGACGGGGGGAGGGACATGTCCCATGAGGCCCAtttaaaaaaccaaaacaccatAAAACCCATTTAATGACAGTTTTATTAGTATTTTTTATGTACATAAATATTTGAAGGAGGTTCTCGAGGAGCTGGAATCCCACAAGTACAAGAACGGACGAAACGATGTGATGACAGAGGGGCATCACTTCTTCTCTGGGGCCGTGTCGCCGGCCTCCAGTTTGGGGGCGGGCTCTTTGGGCTCCCGGTACGCGGGGAACGTCTCCCAGGGTGTGCTCAGGTCAAACTTCCTGAACTCCTGCGACAGCTCCACGGGCTCCGCCACCACACGCTTCAACTCATCATCATAACGcacctgcagaaacacacacacaagcaagttAATTCACTCGCTAAGTCACTCTGATGTTCACACATTCAACGGTCACGTCTTTCAGAAAAAAATAGGGAACACAATCAAACAGTTATTTGAACAATGATTGAATTCACCATCATTCCTTATAAAAACCCAACCGAATAAGAAGCCTTGAGAGTAAAGATCTCACAATAAAGATCGTTTTTCTAAaaattgaaaaaggaaaaaaagaactcACCTCTACATATCCAGAGAGAGGAAAGTCCTTCCTGAAGGGGTGACCTTCGAAGCCGTAGTCTGTCAGAATGCGCCTCAGGTCGGGGTGGTTGGCGAAAAACACCCCAAACATGTCCCACAcctgtttaaataaagtttactCTGGTTTTATCTGCCAGTGTGGAGAATAAAACATGTCCCACACctgtttaaggcgagacacggcaggcaaaaacagtgatttttcatgcagtggtctactccttcaatatgtgttctttcaacctgctataaagaaaacgttgaaaacataaattaaaatgtttattttattacatttcgTTTACTCGCAGCAGTACATTTCGCCCGAATTTACCAAAAAAttagcattccaacgcgccatgccgagcttcgtctatttactgaagtctgtcatgaccggtatcgttgcaaagctctgagtctcctgcacaatgatatgtcacccaaataacggcacttcctttctatcacTAACCAATCGTGAATGTCTAAAGGCGGATTTATAGCTAATGACAaaatctcattggctgctgctggtttctgctAACGTGATTCGCTCGGACGCATCACGTGGTGGACTCTGACGCTCCGAAAATGCCCCATAACACcgcaactttcaaagaaaagaaagccacAATTTGCGCtttgcaagatgcaataaaagaaaatctattAGATTAGCCGATGAATCATTGGGAAGCAGCCCACCTGACCGTAAACTGTTGCTAGGAAACCAAGGGGAGTTAATGACATCATACACGTCTCAATGAACTGATATGCGatcttttattgtattgtattgagcttttattctttattaataagattattttattcaatattagtattactaagggcctgagcatttattctgtttttgagctaTTGTTTCtgatacaaatgtattgaattcccctatttaaatctttaaatgtcgttttctcaaaatcagttttttgtatttttccagtatcattatctcagcctatggagcacctactaacaccaaactttccagttatacgcTTAACAGTATTccaaagatatttacagaaggatttgttgataaatcattcctggcctgatttatgtgacattataataaaaaaaaatatgacgaaaatcaatgtttttttaggctatggacagtatattttgatttcctaggaaatgatgtaattttcttttcattttctgtgttaacaaaaatgaaaaaaaataattttgcacctggctttatcatatgttcagatctagcttcaggaaatatatacaaatttgcgcatatttaatgagaatgcataatttgcataattaaacatgcacatttctaaaacttgtaatatagatttttttccatacttgtataagtaatcaactaaggaagtttcatggtgatatctattattttaaaatattaccctgtTCATCTGTAGTGTCTGGCCTTAAATGCAGAGTTTACTCTGGTTTTATCTGCCAGTGTGGAGAATAAAACAGCTTCAATGTTCACTGCTGTTGAACACAGCTTCGATTAAAGACAGATGTAGGTAATAAATACAAGCTGTAGTGAATCTTAAAGAGTGCGTCTGCAGGCTGTGACTCACCTCCCTCTCGTACCAGTTGGCCACCGTGTGGACGGAGACCGCCGAGTCCACCGGTGTCAGCTCATCCGTGTACGTCTTGACGCGAATGCGAGAGTTGTAGCGCAGCGACAGAAAGTTGTACACAATCTATaaaccagcacacacacacacaaataatcaCTACAAAACATTCAGATGCCTGGTTAACCTGGGAGTACCAGGGGTGCATGGTGGAAAGGTACTTGGACCTATGGGTTAAAGACAGattaacaaacatacaaacaatgCAGAGCGAGGAAGGTTTTGTGGTTGActggtttgtttgtctgtttgaatTTGCATGAATATTTTATCACAAGTTGAGCACGAGTCATATTAGAAGCGATAAACTTTGGATGTCCAACTTTAGGGAGCAGTAAAAGGGACAAAATTCAAACTATTGAGACTTTATCCCAACCGACACCAACTATGTGCTGGCACTGGAAACTAAATGGTCGGTGGTGGCAAATGAGAAGACATCTACTCATTCAACCCAGGCGGAAACAAGCGCATCTAAAGCACTAGttcaggggttcccaaacttttccatgccaaggccccccaaacagtattagcttctggccagggaccccctttgcaaaccacagacaatgctacaactTTTAGAacgcattttctttcttttcttcacggacagtagctttctgtgtgaatgcagcctgactaaatgctcttctttacgtctgaagaagtcagactctgccggatgtttttgtgttgtattgtatgacgctgaagtttcgaaggttttaaacactcatttCAGAGGGTCTCCAGAGAGGacgccatttttctgtatggctgtaaagcagaacttaatgtatgctgcctcatactttctgattttagtcggccagttctttcggtctcttcctagtcaaaaatctgtccattttggctaagctacctacacgctagcttgaggagcagagctgcttgagaacaggcgcaaaccgccaggtctacgatgttttgactggcagccaatcagaaagacaagcatggcaaataacatttcgatatgatatattattataaattatattttacaatactgaataaaaaaaaaatgtgacaatttttttataatgatgtttaaaaaaaattgaattctatTTTTAGAAtttatcttcactccaattttctgaggcccccctagcggcccccactttgaaaaccactgcacTAGTTAATACCCAAGTTTACGCAGATATTAACTAGTCATCTGCTGCCTCCACTGGGCATTACCACGGCAACGCtatgggttaaaaaaaaaaaaaaaaaagggttaaaaGCCTTGGCTATCAACCTCAGACCAAGGTTAGCGGGTGAGTTTGTCGCCTTcctaaaactaaactaaatggAGCCCCTTGTCATGTGACTGTATGCTGCATTCAAACACCAATCATATGCAGTTTTattctaaaaacaaacaaaaataaaatcacataTTAGGCAGCTAGTGGGTTCTGATTGGGTTAAATTTTTCGGTCAACACCGGCACTTAATGCTTCATTAGGAATAGCAGGGCGTTAACCATGACATGACGACCCAGTTTGAGTAACCTTATATCAGTTCCTTTTAGGATGGAGATGTAATTTGTGGTGTCACAGCTACCTCGAAACGGTTCTGCCTGGTTGGGATATCCACAGCCGTCAGATCAATCATGTTCCTGTACTGGGCGTTGGTGTGGTCTCTCAGGAAGGTGAGCACAGGGATCACCCCGTCGGGATGGATCATCACCTCCAGCTCATTATAACACGTCACCTACAAAAAGCCACATTCCAGGTCTTTCATTCAAGATATTCAACTTTGAGACCACTTTAAAAGCATATGAAGAATCATGGCTGCTGACAACACCATCACAGCTGTGATTTCAAACCTTTCAAAGCTGAACAGCATATTGGTGGACCTTTTTAAAATCTGAAGTGCACCAGCATGAGCTCCAGTATTAGCAGTACAAAAGGCTGCACTTTATTTTGCTCTGAGCCAATGAACTCACCTGAACCTGCTGAATGTATTTGGGCATCATTTCAGCCACATATTCTCCAAATGCTGCCAGCTGGTTGTGAGCGACGGCATCTTTGGGCCTGACGGTGGCTGCACAAAGGACAGAGgagacaaatcaaatcaaatttatttgtagcacatttcatgtacaaaacaattcaaagtgctttacataaaataaaagcattgcagcagggagtgtaagaagcattaaaaatacataaaagaatataaagagaaacaaataaaataatttaaatgaatttaaaaacaagcaacagttttctggactggaccagctgacctgagtccttggatctaagagctctgctgggtttatattctctgaacagatcacagattgtaaaccatcagcaggcttttaaaatctattctgtgactgactggaagccagagtaaagattttaaagctgctgggaTGTGTTCAGATCATTTCAGCTTGACAGACTCTTTGTATGCATGTTGTGTATTTTTACATGCGAGTCCGAGCTGAACCTCCAGATTTATGACATGAGGTCAGTATTTTGTGATCCTACAAATCTGCTCTAACTTGATTGTCTCCAGAGATTTTGATACCCTGTTCCTCAGTTTCTGATGTAGGGCTGAAACAATTCCTCGAGTTACTCGAGTAACTCGATTACAAAAAATCCTCGATGGAAAAACCCTGCCTCGAAGCTTCGGTAAGTTCCTATGACGTGCATAATGCTCCATGCTCAGGGCAGGGATCATTGTTCCACGCGGACCGTTTTTGAGGAAGCACGCCATCAGAGCGTGTTACATTTGGAATTCAGTTGAGCCAAGAAACAGTCCGTAAacggcagaaaatgtccaaagtttGGGATCATttcacacttaaaaaaaaaaagaagacaacaaGGTGCAATGTGACTACTGCAAAGTAGACATGGCGTATAACAGCACGACGTCTGTGATTCAACAGCTGAACCGAAAGCATCCAGCTGTTAACGCGAGTTCATCAAGCGTCGCCGACACAAAGTAACGTATACATTGATGTTAGCTGATTTAACGTACCAGAGCATACTGTATTTGTAGTGATGACGTGATGTGATTTGACTAGATATGATGTTtagctttgattttttttttttaagttgtaaACTTATTCAGGTTCAATTGCAAGACAGTATAGCCAAAATCAAATAACCCCTTTTACACTCTCTACCTCAGCTAGGAACATTTAAAAGTTTGTTTTGAGATTACAGCTGaaaaaagtcagatttttatttataattattttatatgcatttattttcataaattGAATACCTTTTCATCTTAattttttatattcattcattcattctcaggTGGGTAATTGCAGAAggtgcaatcctttttttaacgttgttttaagaAGACAAAACTAAGGCCAAATGGCCTTTACTATTTAAGTTTGTATTCATAGTTTTACATGTTAGCCATGTTGCACAGTAAGTTGACTTTACTCTATTATTATCTAATTGTTGGCACTGGCCCTTAAAAGCACTAAATGGGTAAGTTGCAATAAATGGGTTTTAGTTTTGGAGCCAAGTGTTGGAGTTGTAATAAATACCTGTATGTTTTTTTGGAGGAATAAAGCTAATTATTTGATCGTTTGTTAAAGGGAGAGAGTACTCAAATGATCAATGACAGTCTCAGATCCCTGCCTCGGTTTTTTATTTTAGTGTTTACTCACGGCGGGTCTCGGTGGTGGAGCTCTGCGGTCTGACCTGCTGTTGGAGGAGACACGAACTCCGGGCGACTgaagggaagaagcagaaggaAGGAGTCAAAACACTGACGTTATACCACAGAGGAgctgacaaaaaacaaagttccgTACTATTTCCACTCAAAACACATCTGCACAATCATGCGTTGTTACTCAAATAATCTCTGTCACAATAACAACACACTGCCCATCATGCCTGCGGTTCGGCTCCGTCATGTAACGGCAGCGTTAGCTAGCTCGGAAGGTCAAACCTGAGACATTTGACGGTTAAAAAACAATACATACCGTTTTCAGAAGCATGCGGATGGAAACCGCCTGAAATTAGACATTTCAGCCCACAGTCTGCATAACCACAAGTGAATGTCAAGACAACTTACTGTTAATGCTCCTTCCAAGACCTCCGCGGACAAACTTCACTAGCGACGCCGCCATCTTTGCTCACTTGAATGATGGTAAAGACCGCCAACGACCTGTCGCCCCCTACCGGCGCGGAGGATAAAGGAAAGTGCACATCCCAAAGGGCTCCGCAGTTTTATACTGCAGCTGGAATAAATGAACAGTGAATCTAGTCtttgtttaaataaacaaattaattaataaataaatgagaatAAAACTTGTGGCAAGATAAGGTAAAAAACCAAAATCCTGCACCACAACCAAAACTGcaagatttaaaataaaaataaatcatattTTGGTGGTGTCTTCTCATCacaatggaattttttttttttctcttccctaTTCCCAAGTGCTGGAAATCTTGCTTCAGCTATTTTCCTATGTACTGTACAGGTGTTATATGTGTTTaaaagtgagtgaaaaacttaAAAGCATGCTTTCGAGGATCTTAATTTCATCTGCACATCAGAATGAACATGAAATAAGAACAGTGTACCAACAACTGAAGACAGGCTATATTTTAACATCTTTGTTGTTGCCGTTATATTTACCACTATTCATATGGCTGTAGATCAGAAGGTGAAGTCACCCACCAGTCAGATGATCGGTGGTTCAAATTCCAGATTATCTACTCCATATTTGGAAGACTCCTTGGACAAAATACTTAATACAATTTCCCCTGATAGACTTACAAGTGTCAGTGTCTGTGTATGACAAACAAATGTGCCCAATTTACAGATTAATAAGCAGTCTATGAATGTAGCTTGTACTACAAGTGGTCAAACGTACTGCAGATGAATTGTTACTCATgtcacaaataaaaaataaataaagactcAAATGTCAAAATGATGACAATAGAAGCAACAACACCACGACTCTGTATTCattttacaaatatttattCAACTTCATTGTTAATGCTTTTAAAGTAATTTAATTAAAGGCCACTgtaggaaaatatcttaaattGCAATAAAACTTCTCCAGTAAACACATCAATGTCTTCACTGAacattaataattaaaaattcTTTATATAGTCCAGTTTCAGCCAAAAGCATACAATTTGGAGTTGAGTGAATCATTAAAAATAGATGCTGATAGCATTACCATGTGGATTTTCTTATAAAGTATTTAGGTGTCGTTGGATTAAACCAGACAAAGGGTTTGGAAGAAATAGAAATATGTGAAAGTAATATGATTTACAGGATTCCAAATTGTCTTTTTGCTTACTGATTTgtcattaataaataaaaaaaaccctgcCATTTCAGGTAAAACTCATGAAAACCCgatattaaaaaacacaaaggtGAACATTTTGTACATTGTAAATGTGGACGACTGGCTGAAAGCAGCCGTGTTTGATGCTCTGAGCCCAGTGTTCCAGCCTCAGTGGGAACACAGCGAGGTTCAGAGCGGCCTCTCCGCCCCCTCAGCTGGACTGTCCGCACACCTGCTGATGGTACGTCCTGAGCATCTCCAGCTGAGCCGAGCGCACCAGGACGTGCGGTCGAACAGACGCCAGCTTCTGACAGGCCTCCTCCGGAGTCCAGCAGTGCAACTGTCAGCAGGAAAAAGGCACAAAGTGTCAAAACCAACCGACTGAGCAGAAGGGAACGACGAGCTCAGACTCAGCAATGAAAATATCAGATTTATTTTCCACTGTCAGCTGCAACAGAAACAGCTTCCACGCtacagatgaacaacaacatctTTAGCAGTTTTATCTCAGTAACTCAATTAAATGAGCACATTTTAACTGGATTTAGTATTTGCCAGTGACACATCATTATCCTGCAGTGGTGCCGTTTGATGAATTTGTTCTGAAACAAGGTTTCTATGTGATTAAATTCACTAGATCTTTTTATACGTGCAGTAAGTTTATAAGTTTGTTGTGCAGCTTAATGTCATAACTTTAGTGGTACTTTCCAAATCTATCTGCAATTCCATATTATATATAGACTATGCACCCTGTGTTCAAAGCAAgaaaatgatttcttttttcGGTTCAATGACATCTTCACTGCAGTGACGGGAAAGGCTAATTATTTTAGTTTTCCACCAGTTTTATAGAATTAAATGAGCCCCCATAAGCCCCGATAACagcaacacggcagctctgagctaacagtgcaatagtacgcattcattcattggtcttaaagtattggtgaaataaagacagataatgcctcatttagaggctgtattgtctctgctctgttctctcccgttatatggatatacgccgatctccagtgatctaaagatcttccgaaggacgccgactttcaccaaactgttatcggtgagtagatgaacgtattttatgccagaaataaggtccaggttttatatatatatatatataaataaaaaaaaagaaaaacgaacttctcctttaaaaggtgacaaataataataaaaggggAGAAGCTAGGTTAGTTAGGAAGTTGTTCCATCTGGTTTGTGGCCAGTTTTGTTAAAGAAAAGGTTAAAAGAAACAATAAACTACAACATATGGACTCCCAATGTTACCAAAGAAACAATGTTTGGGACCAGTAACCTTACAAATGCACCACTTTGGTTGTAgattaaaatgtgaataaataaaaagagcaTAAGGGTGGGAAATCTCACAAAAAGACTCAGTCAACATTCAATTTAAACCAATCAGTGAAAGACAAAGGGAGGCACTGTGTGCTCTTTGCCCACAAGACTAGAAATCCAATTTAACAGCCACTTAAACTGATTTGAAAGAAGGTCATTGATCAGAACTATGCAGTTTCATCACTTAACTGTGTTGATtattaaataaattattaaaagGTACAATCATGTAATCTGTTCTTCATAAATAAGCTGCCGAGATGGAAATCTTCTGCAAAGAAACAGATTACATCACACCAGTACTGACGAATGTTTGGAAAGTGCCAAAGAGTGTTTATGTAAAGACTTTGAGTCTGAAGTTCAGCGCTTCACTTGTGCTACGCTGCAGGAGATGCCTTATTCACATAACTGCCATCTTCCAAGACCATTTATAATAAAGCCAATAAATGCAAAAGATCCACCCAAACGACATGTTGTCCCTAGTATGTGAACATTACGCAACTTATAGTTCTGACTTTTATTTTACATCAAGATAAACTTCAAAAACAACATTTGTGAATTaaattgttatattgtaatttaattagtatatggtatatatatatatatatatatatatatatatttattcatatttacatttacaaggatatgtgtgtagtatatatttatttagatttttaggaagtgtatatatggcatatatttataaaggtgtattgtagttaggatatttacaaactgaagagtagttaaaaaggggtgggaaactaacttttaatttctctttttctttcttttgtatttacAAATAgttacacacatttttttttatacatgttcgaaaataaaaatttatcaatcaatcaaataagAACTTAACTAATTCCCATTTCACTCTATTTGTGTTCAATAGTTTAAACACTAAAAATATCCTTCTGTATACTCAGTTTTTTCTCATCTAATCATCGCTGGTGACCAGAATGAATTTGAGCCCATCTCCTCACGGTGCTGTACTGACCCGTATGAGGTATGCAGCCGCGAGTGTGGCGCTGCGGGAACGCCCCGCCTTGCAGTGGACGTACACACTGGTTCCCAGCCCTCGATGCAGCAGGGCGAACTCGACGCCGCGGTGGAGGTTCTCCAGGCTGGGGACGCCGGTGAGGTCCACGGTGCTCAGCCTCAGCTGCTCCACACCAGCAGCCTGCCACTCCTGCACCCAACAGCGCACACAAACGGATTCCTTATTTAACACCTGTGGCGTTCAATGGTGTGATTTCACCAACCAAGAAAACTGTCCATTTGATTTAAAGGCTTTTAGATACATATGCAGCCCAATTAAACAGTAAAACATGCAGCGTAGTGACGTTCAGGCAGACTCACCTCGGCCGAGTTGCAGAAATATTTGGTCTCATAATTCTCATTCATGGTGATAACTCCTCGAATATTTTCTGTTTCAACCAGCTGCAACACAATAAACAGCCATTATCAGTTTAAGCTAAACACACTCAGTCGAAAAGCTGGTCACCACTTTGGGACCAATAACATTGCTGCTTGCTGCTTAAGATAACCGGAAGGTTACGGGATCAGTCCTCAGTGTCAGTCTGCTCAAACAGTCTATGCGTTTAATTACTGTCTCTCTTCTGAAACAAGTACAACCTTAGCTTATTTTAGTTGATATGAGGTCAAGTGGAAAAACTGACATGTGATTTGATTAGTCCAATATCTCAGATTCTTTTTGGGAATCCTCCATGAGATGAGAGAACAGCTTCTTATCAGTCCACAAGTCAAACTGGTCATGGTATGAGTGAACACtgagaaatcaaatcaaatttatttgtagcacatttcaagtacaaaacaattcaaagtgctttacataaaaataaaagcattgcagcagggagtggaagaagcatgaaaaatacataaaagaatataaagagaaacaaataaaataatttaaatgaatttaaaaacaagcaacagtccagataaattcaaatatATCGTGCAGATCTCATGCTTAGACATCAGAATATaagtgtttttaacctggatttaaaaacgtctacatttggtgaaagaaaTGGTTAAATTGTACATCTGAACGGCAGAGGATCTGTGCTGCCTTTACATGGAAATTCTTGCTAATTCCAACAAGacaaaccacattctgcacatATTACAGCCGAGTGGCTGCATCATTTTAGGACTCCACCTGTGCTAAACTGGCCTGCGTGCAGACCGCACCTGTCACCTATTGAGAGCAATCTGGTATTTTAGGAAATGTAAAACTTGACAAAGGAGGCCCTGAAACCTTTTATCCAACAACAATGGGAAAACAGCCTCAAACAGCAACAGATTCATTCACTTCCCAAACACAGAGAGCTCATGAAAACACAGCGGTAAACACGTCTCTGTCCCAGATTATTTGTTAAGCTCTAAATGTCCacctatttttttaaacaaaaacacacactatacacacacatgcagtctgtgctgtgctgtgtgtTATACAGCAGATGGAATAAATGAACAGTAAATCTAGTCtttgtttaaataaacaaatgaattaataaataaattagaatAAAACTTGTGGCAAGATGAGATACAAAACCAAAATCCTGCACCACAACCAAAACTGcaagataaaaataaattatattttgGTTGTTTCTTCTCATTACAATTAAAATTTAAATCTCTTCCCTATTCCCAAGTGCTGCTCCATGGAGATCTTGCTTCAGCTAGTTTCCTATGTACTGTACATGTGATGTGTgtttaaaacagagtgaaaaactTAAAGGATCCTTTCGAGGATCTTACTTAATTATTTGTTAAACTCTAAATGttcacctcttttttttaacaaaacacacactatacacacacatgcagtttgtgagttcagagccACTTTTCCCCCAGCTGTGTTTGACAGTCTGACCTGTTTGGTCATGGATCTGAACGGCAGCGCTCCCAGGATGACCGTCTCGTCGACCCGGTCGAACC
This Odontesthes bonariensis isolate fOdoBon6 chromosome 1, fOdoBon6.hap1, whole genome shotgun sequence DNA region includes the following protein-coding sequences:
- the ndufs3 gene encoding NADH dehydrogenase [ubiquinone] iron-sulfur protein 3, mitochondrial produces the protein MAASLVKFVRGGLGRSINIARSSCLLQQQVRPQSSTTETRPTVRPKDAVAHNQLAAFGEYVAEMMPKYIQQVQVTCYNELEVMIHPDGVIPVLTFLRDHTNAQYRNMIDLTAVDIPTRQNRFEIVYNFLSLRYNSRIRVKTYTDELTPVDSAVSVHTVANWYEREVWDMFGVFFANHPDLRRILTDYGFEGHPFRKDFPLSGYVEVRYDDELKRVVAEPVELSQEFRKFDLSTPWETFPAYREPKEPAPKLEAGDTAPEKK
- the ptpmt1 gene encoding phosphatidylglycerophosphatase and protein-tyrosine phosphatase 1 codes for the protein MSGALARLLFYPTLAYNVVMEKVSSRRWFDRVDETVILGALPFRSMTKQLVETENIRGVITMNENYETKYFCNSAEEWQAAGVEQLRLSTVDLTGVPSLENLHRGVEFALLHRGLGTSVYVHCKAGRSRSATLAAAYLIRLHCWTPEEACQKLASVRPHVLVRSAQLEMLRTYHQQVCGQSS